One Actinomycetota bacterium genomic window carries:
- a CDS encoding HAMP domain-containing histidine kinase yields the protein MPIEARDPMRAERRLVFRSLRVRMAVSHAAVIAVILLVLGGIGQALLARSLDRSATASVLAAAREEVARVVESGSPKNPPDSDVPSRSAIRMELFLPSGRPLDTDERLLPWLRPHPQTVTDVVASGEPVRIITLPARAPGGGLIATVVAGRSLAPERGLIRRVRLLLLFGGAVAVAASMAAGWWLAGRAARPVRRAYEAQANFAADASHELRTPLTFVRSAVEELAERDPELGTEILSEIDYLTALTERLLLLARTDSRTLRLAPEPIELEDVCKEAARRGRGAHGLDLELVPGNGVRALADRVATEAALDAVLENVAVHGGGKATVRWDDRGQEAVITVQDHGSGLPAGHTASAFERFFRADPARTRDGGGGAGLGLPIARALVEAQSGRIWLEESPGGGLTARIALPAARHES from the coding sequence AGGCCCGGGACCCGATGCGCGCGGAACGGCGCCTGGTGTTCCGCTCGCTGCGGGTCCGCATGGCCGTGAGCCACGCCGCGGTCATCGCCGTGATCCTGCTGGTGCTGGGCGGGATCGGGCAGGCCCTGCTGGCCCGGAGCCTGGATCGCAGCGCCACGGCCAGCGTGCTGGCCGCCGCCCGGGAAGAGGTGGCCCGCGTCGTGGAGTCCGGCTCGCCGAAGAACCCGCCCGACTCCGACGTGCCCTCCCGTTCGGCCATCCGGATGGAGTTGTTCCTGCCGTCCGGACGGCCGCTCGACACCGACGAGCGGTTGCTGCCGTGGCTGCGGCCGCATCCGCAGACCGTGACCGACGTGGTGGCCAGCGGGGAGCCGGTCCGGATCATCACGCTGCCGGCGCGGGCTCCCGGAGGCGGCCTCATCGCGACGGTGGTGGCCGGACGGTCGCTCGCTCCGGAGCGGGGCCTCATCCGCCGGGTCCGCCTGCTGCTGCTGTTCGGCGGCGCCGTCGCGGTGGCGGCCAGCATGGCGGCGGGCTGGTGGCTGGCCGGGCGGGCGGCCCGGCCGGTCCGCCGCGCCTACGAGGCCCAGGCGAACTTCGCGGCCGACGCCTCCCACGAGCTCCGCACGCCCCTCACGTTCGTGCGCTCCGCGGTGGAGGAGCTGGCGGAGCGCGACCCGGAGCTGGGGACCGAGATCCTCTCGGAGATCGACTACCTCACGGCGCTGACCGAGCGGCTGCTGCTGCTGGCCCGCACCGACAGCCGGACCCTCCGGCTGGCCCCCGAACCCATCGAGCTGGAGGACGTGTGCAAGGAAGCCGCCCGCCGGGGGCGGGGGGCGCACGGGCTGGACCTGGAGCTGGTGCCGGGCAACGGGGTCCGGGCCCTGGCGGACCGGGTGGCCACAGAGGCAGCGCTCGACGCGGTGCTGGAGAACGTCGCCGTGCACGGCGGGGGGAAGGCCACCGTTCGATGGGACGACCGGGGCCAGGAGGCGGTCATCACGGTGCAGGACCACGGGAGCGGACTTCCCGCCGGGCACACGGCTTCGGCGTTCGAGCGGTTCTTCCGGGCCGACCCGGCCCGGACTCGGGACGGCGGGGGCGGCGCGGGCCTGGGGCTTCCCATCGCCAGAGCGCTGGTGGAGGCGCAGTCCGGGCGGATCTGGCTGGAGGAGTCGCCGGGCGGCGGCCTCACCGCGCGCATCGCCCTTCCCGCGGCCCGCCACGAGTCGTGA
- a CDS encoding DUF2332 domain-containing protein, translating to MTDTAAADLSRALREQAAACDLMGSPLYARLLEATAADLEADGPSWEVLRGKLLDTPLRFMAAMHRLVLTGRAPELAGHYPSAGGGATGDPWLVFRQTLVEHRDEIRKLLDLPCQTNEVGRSAALLGGFLLVARETGLPLALAEIGASAGLNLRWDRYRYESAGAAWGDPDSPVVFPDAFTDSHPPFDVRVKVRERRGCDLAPLDPGSAEDRLVLRSSVWADQVERLRRLEAALGVAARVRAVVERTEATEWLARRLTDTRPGNATVVFHSIVEVYLSPERRARIRELMEDAGTRATRTSPLAWLRFEHAWDGDLGLECEVTLTLWPGGEKRNLGRALPHGPPVRWLAQP from the coding sequence GTGACGGACACGGCGGCGGCCGACCTGTCGAGGGCTCTGCGCGAGCAGGCCGCCGCGTGCGACCTGATGGGCTCGCCCCTGTACGCGCGGCTGCTGGAAGCGACGGCCGCCGATCTCGAGGCGGACGGGCCGTCGTGGGAGGTGCTGCGCGGGAAGCTCCTCGACACGCCACTCCGGTTCATGGCGGCGATGCATCGCCTCGTCCTCACCGGCCGGGCCCCCGAGCTGGCCGGGCACTACCCCTCGGCAGGCGGTGGCGCCACCGGGGACCCCTGGCTCGTGTTCCGGCAGACGCTTGTGGAGCACCGGGACGAGATTCGGAAGCTGCTCGACCTGCCGTGCCAAACCAACGAGGTGGGCCGCAGCGCCGCGCTCCTGGGCGGGTTCCTGCTGGTGGCCCGGGAGACCGGGCTCCCCCTCGCGCTGGCGGAGATCGGCGCCAGCGCCGGGCTGAACCTGCGGTGGGACCGGTACCGCTACGAGTCCGCCGGCGCCGCGTGGGGAGACCCCGACTCGCCCGTGGTGTTCCCCGACGCGTTCACGGACTCCCACCCGCCGTTCGACGTCCGGGTCAAGGTGCGGGAGCGGCGCGGATGCGACCTCGCGCCGCTCGATCCCGGGTCCGCCGAGGACCGGCTGGTCCTGCGCTCGAGCGTGTGGGCGGACCAGGTGGAGCGGCTCCGGCGGCTGGAGGCGGCCCTCGGTGTGGCCGCGCGGGTCCGGGCGGTCGTCGAGCGCACGGAGGCCACCGAATGGCTGGCTCGGCGGCTGACGGACACCCGACCGGGGAACGCCACGGTGGTGTTCCACTCGATCGTGGAGGTCTACCTGTCGCCGGAGCGGCGGGCCAGGATCCGCGAGCTGATGGAGGACGCCGGCACTCGGGCCACCCGGACGTCGCCACTCGCGTGGCTGCGCTTCGAACATGCGTGGGACGGTGACCTCGGCCTCGAATGCGAGGTGACCCTCACCCTTTGGCCGGGAGGCGAGAAACGGAACCTGGGCAGGGCGTTGCCACACGGTCCTCCGGTCCGGTGGCTGGCCCAGCCGTAG
- the thrB gene encoding homoserine kinase yields MRLTVRVPATVANLGPGFDCLGLALDLVNAVELDTDGSAGVAIDGEGAGELPEDHSNLIVRTMAYLAGEAGGRLPRFSLRCSNRIPLERGLGSSAAAVVAGLLLGNRLLGAGLSDDRVLGLAVDLEGHADNVAAALRGGAVIAYLSSSGWKAEPLEPSDRLRPVLLIPEHERVSTQEARRVLPLEVPRSAASFNVARAALLVAALTRRPELLGEALQDRLHQQARLRLAPASRALFSDLEEAGIPVCVAGSGPTLLAFEDGERTVSELGPGWRVLRVGVRAAGAEIEEA; encoded by the coding sequence GTGAGGCTCACCGTCCGCGTCCCCGCCACCGTGGCCAACCTCGGCCCCGGGTTCGACTGCTTGGGGCTGGCGCTCGACCTCGTCAACGCCGTGGAGCTCGACACGGACGGATCCGCCGGCGTCGCCATCGACGGCGAGGGGGCGGGTGAGCTGCCCGAGGACCACTCGAACCTGATCGTGCGGACCATGGCCTATCTGGCCGGGGAGGCCGGGGGAAGGCTCCCGCGGTTCTCGCTGCGATGCTCGAACCGGATCCCGCTGGAGCGGGGCCTGGGGTCGTCGGCCGCCGCGGTGGTGGCGGGGCTGCTGCTGGGGAACCGGCTGCTGGGGGCGGGGCTGTCGGACGACCGGGTCCTGGGGCTGGCGGTGGACCTGGAGGGGCACGCGGACAACGTGGCGGCGGCGCTGCGGGGCGGCGCGGTCATCGCGTACCTCTCGTCGTCCGGGTGGAAGGCGGAGCCGCTCGAGCCGTCGGACCGGCTCCGCCCGGTCCTGCTGATCCCGGAGCACGAGCGTGTGTCGACGCAGGAGGCCCGACGGGTGCTTCCCCTCGAGGTCCCCCGGAGCGCGGCGTCCTTCAACGTGGCCCGGGCGGCGCTCCTGGTGGCGGCGCTGACCCGTCGCCCGGAGCTGCTCGGGGAAGCGCTCCAGGATCGGCTCCATCAGCAGGCCAGGCTGCGGCTGGCGCCGGCCAGCAGGGCGCTGTTCTCCGACCTGGAGGAGGCGGGGATCCCGGTGTGCGTGGCCGGTTCCGGTCCGACCCTCCTGGCGTTCGAGGACGGCGAGCGGACGGTGTCCGAGCTGGGGCCGGGATGGCGGGTGCTCCGAGTCGGAGTGCGGGCCGCGGGGGCGGAGATCGAGGAGGCCTGA
- the thrC gene encoding threonine synthase: protein MWRGVIEEYRERLPVSPDTPVITLGEGGTPLVRSDRLSAETGCDVFLKFEGANPTGSFKDRGMTLAMSKAVEEGAKAVVCASTGNTSASAAAYAGKAGLTCAVLVPSGKVAAGKLAQTLIHGARVLEVEGNFDAALDVARDLAERFPVTLVNSVNPFRLEGQKTAAFEICDALGRAPGYHITPVGNAGNITSHWTGYREYLEAGVIAEPPALHGFQAAGAAPIVLGHPVERPSTIATAIRIGNPASWEQAETAARESEGGIDAVTDREILTAYRRLAAEGLFAELASAASVAGLLQLSARGRLRAGSTVVCVLTGHGLKDPEWAMALAARPPVVAPDAVAVAAELGL from the coding sequence ATGTGGCGCGGGGTGATCGAGGAGTACCGCGAACGGCTTCCGGTCTCGCCGGACACGCCGGTGATCACCCTGGGCGAGGGCGGAACGCCGCTCGTGCGCTCGGACCGCCTGTCCGCCGAGACGGGCTGCGACGTCTTCCTGAAGTTCGAGGGGGCCAATCCCACCGGTTCGTTCAAGGACCGCGGCATGACCCTCGCCATGTCCAAGGCCGTGGAGGAGGGCGCGAAGGCCGTGGTGTGCGCCTCCACCGGGAACACCAGCGCGTCGGCCGCCGCGTACGCGGGCAAGGCCGGCCTGACCTGCGCGGTCCTGGTGCCCTCGGGGAAGGTGGCGGCGGGCAAGCTGGCCCAGACCCTGATCCACGGGGCCAGGGTGCTCGAGGTCGAGGGGAACTTCGACGCCGCGCTGGACGTGGCCCGGGACCTGGCCGAGCGCTTCCCGGTGACCCTGGTGAACTCCGTGAATCCGTTCCGGCTGGAGGGCCAGAAGACCGCGGCGTTCGAGATCTGCGATGCGCTGGGCCGGGCCCCCGGCTACCACATCACCCCCGTGGGCAACGCGGGCAACATCACCAGCCACTGGACGGGCTACCGAGAGTACCTGGAGGCGGGCGTGATCGCCGAGCCGCCTGCGCTGCACGGGTTCCAGGCGGCGGGCGCTGCGCCCATCGTGCTCGGCCATCCGGTGGAGCGGCCCTCCACCATCGCCACCGCGATCAGGATCGGGAACCCGGCCTCGTGGGAGCAGGCGGAGACCGCGGCGCGGGAGTCGGAAGGGGGGATCGACGCCGTGACGGACCGGGAGATCCTGACCGCGTACCGGCGGCTGGCCGCCGAAGGCCTGTTCGCCGAGCTGGCGTCGGCGGCTTCGGTGGCCGGCCTTCTGCAGCTTTCCGCGCGCGGCCGGCTCCGGGCTGGTTCGACCGTGGTGTGCGTGCTGACCGGGCACGGCCTGAAGGACCCCGAGTGGGCCATGGCCCTCGCCGCCCGCCCTCCCGTCGTCGCGCCCGACGCCGTGGCCGTGGCCGCGGAGCTCGGCCTGTGA
- a CDS encoding homoserine dehydrogenase, with product MGAPRVVRVGMLGCGTVGSAVARLLAEHAGDVEQRAGIRLEIVCVAVRDAARDRDVPLDASRFTDDPTKVVQDPDVDVVCEVMGGVEPARGLILAALEAGKPVVTANKELLATWGRELFDRAEAAGVDLAFEAAVGGGIPLVRPLKESLAGERVRRLVGIVNGTTNYVLTRMSEDELSFPEALAEAQALGYAEADPAADVDGHDAAAKCAILASIAFNTRVVASDVYREGIGAVAQEDIRNARTLGYVIKPVAIAELEDEDVAVRVHPAMIPANHPLAAVRDAFNAVFVEGDRVGELMLYGRGAGGDPTATAVVGDLVQVARNLALGGRSLGCTCYLDRRIRPMDDMEAAYYLLLKVEDRHGVLAQIAGVFGDNEVSIKSVWQEGSGHDALLVLITHRAREGSLQNTVRQLRELAPVTAVRNVLRVEGTE from the coding sequence ATGGGCGCGCCGCGAGTGGTTCGTGTGGGGATGCTCGGCTGCGGGACCGTCGGGTCCGCCGTGGCCCGGCTCCTGGCCGAGCACGCGGGCGACGTGGAGCAGCGCGCGGGCATCCGCCTGGAGATCGTCTGCGTCGCGGTCCGGGATGCCGCCCGCGACCGAGACGTCCCCCTCGACGCGTCCCGGTTCACCGACGATCCGACGAAGGTCGTCCAGGACCCCGACGTCGACGTCGTCTGCGAGGTGATGGGGGGCGTGGAGCCGGCGCGCGGGCTGATCCTGGCCGCGCTGGAGGCGGGCAAGCCGGTGGTCACCGCGAACAAGGAGCTCCTGGCCACGTGGGGGCGGGAGCTGTTCGACCGGGCCGAGGCCGCGGGCGTGGACCTGGCCTTCGAGGCCGCCGTGGGCGGGGGTATCCCCTTGGTCCGGCCCCTCAAGGAATCCCTGGCCGGCGAGCGGGTCCGCCGGCTGGTGGGGATCGTCAACGGGACCACCAACTACGTTTTGACGCGGATGTCGGAGGACGAGCTTTCGTTCCCCGAGGCGCTGGCGGAAGCGCAGGCCCTCGGGTACGCGGAGGCGGATCCGGCCGCCGACGTGGACGGCCACGACGCCGCGGCCAAGTGCGCCATCCTGGCCTCGATCGCCTTCAACACCCGCGTGGTGGCGAGCGACGTGTACCGGGAGGGGATCGGGGCGGTGGCGCAGGAGGACATCCGGAACGCCCGCACCCTCGGCTACGTGATCAAGCCCGTGGCCATCGCCGAGCTCGAGGACGAGGACGTCGCCGTGCGGGTCCACCCGGCGATGATCCCGGCGAACCACCCGCTGGCGGCGGTCCGGGACGCGTTCAACGCCGTGTTCGTGGAGGGAGACCGGGTCGGGGAGCTGATGCTGTACGGGCGCGGCGCCGGCGGCGACCCCACCGCCACCGCGGTGGTGGGGGACCTGGTGCAGGTGGCCCGGAACCTGGCCCTGGGCGGACGGTCCCTCGGATGCACCTGCTACCTGGACCGGCGGATCCGGCCCATGGACGACATGGAAGCGGCCTATTACCTCCTGCTGAAGGTGGAGGACCGCCACGGCGTCCTGGCCCAGATCGCGGGGGTGTTCGGGGACAACGAGGTCTCTATCAAGAGCGTGTGGCAGGAGGGATCGGGCCACGATGCGCTACTCGTGCTGATCACGCACCGGGCGCGGGAGGGTTCGCTCCAGAACACGGTGCGCCAGCTCCGGGAGCTGGCGCCGGTGACGGCGGTCCGCAACGTGCTCCGGGTCGAAGGGACCGAGTAG
- a CDS encoding ATP-binding cassette domain-containing protein, whose protein sequence is MGSIEVVDVEHSFPGRTLFSGVSFRVPSGSHVALVGANGAGKTTLLRMVAAEEVPGSGSVRIDGRLGYMRQFVASHDPEATVRDFLAGLAPKAVHLAHDELRHMEFIVAGPHGGSARDRYAHALAAWGDAGGYAYEVLWDTCAQSALGAGFDRVGFRPITTLSGGEQKRLALEAFLRSEDDVLLLDEPDNFLDIPGKRWLENRLNASRKTILFVSHDRALLAETAHAIVTIEGGTVWTHHGGFDTYATARADRLERIDDERRRYDEEHERIVAQIREFKRRAALNEKFAKRARATEKKLERFERDRAPRTAVREQDVRMDLSGGRSGKVVVRARGLAIPGLVQSFDTEIHFGERVGVVGSNGTGKTHFMKLLAGEDIRHEGEWMLGARVNAALFSQLHERPELAELTPVEALQKEALDFGQAMRVLNRYGLAEVARLPFRMLSGGQQARFQILLIEVQGSTLLLLDEPTDNLDIDSAEALEEAILDYEGTVLVVTHDRWLMRLLERFLVFGDDGSVTEALERPYV, encoded by the coding sequence GTGGGCTCCATCGAGGTCGTCGACGTCGAGCACTCGTTCCCCGGAAGGACGCTGTTCTCCGGGGTGTCCTTCCGCGTGCCCTCCGGGAGCCACGTCGCGCTGGTGGGCGCCAACGGGGCGGGAAAGACCACCTTGCTCCGCATGGTGGCGGCCGAGGAGGTTCCGGGCTCCGGCTCCGTGCGGATCGACGGGCGCCTGGGCTACATGCGGCAGTTCGTGGCCTCACACGATCCGGAGGCGACCGTGCGGGACTTCCTGGCCGGCCTCGCGCCGAAGGCCGTGCACCTGGCCCACGACGAGCTCCGCCACATGGAGTTCATCGTGGCCGGACCGCATGGTGGCTCCGCCCGGGACCGGTACGCGCACGCCCTCGCGGCCTGGGGCGACGCGGGCGGCTACGCGTACGAGGTGCTGTGGGACACCTGCGCGCAGTCGGCGCTGGGCGCGGGGTTCGATCGGGTGGGCTTCCGCCCGATCACGACGCTTTCGGGCGGGGAGCAGAAGCGCCTGGCCCTGGAAGCCTTCCTGCGCTCCGAGGACGACGTGCTGCTGCTGGACGAGCCGGACAACTTCCTGGACATCCCGGGAAAGCGGTGGCTCGAGAACCGTCTGAACGCCTCGCGCAAGACCATCCTGTTCGTCAGCCACGACCGGGCCCTGCTGGCGGAAACGGCGCACGCCATCGTCACCATCGAGGGCGGGACCGTGTGGACGCACCACGGCGGCTTCGACACCTACGCCACGGCTCGGGCCGACCGGCTGGAGCGGATCGACGACGAGCGGCGCCGCTACGACGAGGAGCACGAGCGGATCGTTGCGCAGATCCGCGAGTTCAAGCGGCGGGCCGCCCTGAACGAGAAGTTCGCCAAGCGGGCCCGAGCCACCGAGAAGAAGCTGGAGCGCTTCGAGCGCGACCGCGCGCCGCGCACGGCCGTCCGGGAGCAGGACGTCCGCATGGACCTGAGTGGCGGGCGCAGCGGGAAGGTCGTCGTGCGGGCGCGAGGTCTCGCCATCCCGGGCCTGGTGCAGTCGTTCGACACCGAGATCCACTTCGGCGAGCGCGTCGGCGTGGTCGGCTCGAACGGCACCGGCAAGACCCATTTCATGAAGCTCCTGGCGGGCGAGGACATCCGCCATGAGGGCGAGTGGATGCTGGGTGCCCGAGTGAACGCCGCGCTCTTCTCGCAGCTGCACGAGCGGCCGGAGCTGGCCGAGCTCACGCCCGTCGAGGCGCTCCAGAAGGAGGCACTGGACTTCGGGCAGGCCATGCGCGTGCTGAACCGCTACGGCCTGGCCGAGGTGGCCCGGCTGCCGTTCCGGATGCTTTCCGGCGGGCAGCAGGCGCGGTTCCAGATCCTGCTCATCGAGGTCCAGGGGTCCACGCTGCTCCTGCTGGACGAGCCGACGGACAACCTCGACATCGACTCGGCCGAGGCGCTGGAGGAAGCCATCCTGGACTACGAGGGGACCGTGCTCGTGGTGACCCACGACCGGTGGCTGATGCGGTTGCTGGAGCGGTTCCTGGTGTTCGGCGACGACGGCTCCGTCACCGAGGCGCTTGAGCGCCCCTACGTCTGA